One genomic segment of Chitinophaga sancti includes these proteins:
- a CDS encoding serine hydrolase domain-containing protein gives MSKIMIILLCLYSTIVCGQQYDFSAVDKFIEAHTDAYDNGVAVMVSQNGKVIYKKELGLHVDDKRLIASCSKWLSGAVILSLVDEGKLSLTDTVGKYLPIFTKYHKGNITIRQLFSHTSGFPGNSDQHYEGKPFMTLETAVDSIAAYVDMIHPAGTYFNYGGVSMQVAGRIAEVISGKSWQALFNEKIGNPCDMNANYIIMSFRNPMIAGGVRTSATDYMHFLEMIVNKGVYNNKRVLSEAAIATMLQDQTNGAAIENTPYPRNPFSPQPEKPVRYGIGNWIDVVSTDGKILETSSPGAFGTHPWQDEVHHVAGIIFTKTELKKSAQVSLEIRKMIRDILNSKS, from the coding sequence ATGAGCAAAATAATGATTATCCTACTCTGCCTGTACAGTACGATCGTCTGTGGGCAACAATACGATTTCTCTGCTGTCGATAAATTTATCGAAGCGCATACAGATGCTTATGATAATGGCGTAGCCGTAATGGTATCCCAAAATGGAAAGGTCATTTATAAAAAAGAACTGGGCCTGCATGTAGATGATAAACGACTCATTGCTTCCTGTTCTAAGTGGCTATCAGGTGCCGTGATCCTGTCATTGGTAGATGAAGGAAAATTATCCCTGACAGATACCGTTGGCAAATACCTGCCCATTTTTACAAAATATCACAAAGGGAATATTACTATTCGTCAGCTCTTCTCGCACACATCCGGTTTTCCCGGCAATAGCGATCAGCACTATGAAGGTAAACCTTTTATGACCCTCGAAACAGCGGTCGATTCCATTGCCGCTTATGTTGATATGATTCATCCTGCAGGTACCTACTTTAACTATGGCGGCGTAAGTATGCAGGTGGCTGGTAGAATTGCTGAAGTGATATCCGGCAAATCATGGCAGGCACTCTTCAATGAGAAAATAGGGAACCCCTGCGATATGAATGCGAATTATATTATTATGAGCTTTCGTAATCCAATGATTGCAGGTGGGGTGAGAACATCGGCTACTGATTACATGCACTTCCTTGAAATGATTGTGAACAAAGGCGTCTATAATAATAAAAGGGTATTAAGCGAAGCCGCCATCGCTACCATGCTACAGGACCAGACAAATGGTGCAGCAATAGAGAACACCCCTTACCCCCGGAATCCGTTTTCTCCCCAGCCGGAAAAACCAGTACGCTATGGTATCGGCAACTGGATTGATGTGGTAAGCACTGATGGAAAAATACTGGAAACAAGCAGTCCCGGTGCTTTTGGTACCCATCCGTGGCAGGATGAAGTACACCATGTAGCAGGTATTATCTTCACAAAAACAGAATTAAAAAAGAGTGCCCAGGTAAGTTTGGAAATCCGCAAAATGATCAGGGATATCCTGAATAGTAAGTCTTAA
- a CDS encoding tetratricopeptide repeat protein, translated as MRIFLLCLLLAVNSAFAQEVDQSKQTTLEFPDSAFLKLKEVYSKSIEEKDHVTTGISLQKMGNICYYLGNYPQALEYHLKADKIFREQNRKDLLAANLNDMGILYYYNRQIPIARKEYDEALSIYKQSGDGEGLAVTYGKIGHLYEKSAKYDSAFSYQRKALLQYSSLAKKQGMAKIYENIGSIYEDLTKFDSAYYYYSHAYDLYEQDHESVASIEVLNNLGDIFRKTGRYNEALIRTRQALLLAEKTNDLYEKGAAYRDLGKTYALMQQKDSAYLYAELSRKATIDIYSLENNRQTAFLSVLFDINKKDAEIIGLEHTRDIHIIITIATIVVIILLLVLGRVVLSRQRLMHATQQQLMQTALENKDLQEDKLRQELEIKGKELASNTLHMIQKNQLLEELKGKLEVMAKDDKRDQKKQIQQVLQQINVSFNHDEYWNEFRDVFEQIHQDFFASLRKKKEDLSHNDVRLAALIKLNMNSKDMATLLAISPDSLRVSRYRLRKKLGLEEGESLSAFIHSL; from the coding sequence ATGCGTATTTTCTTATTGTGCTTATTATTGGCAGTGAATAGTGCATTTGCACAGGAGGTAGATCAATCGAAACAGACTACGCTGGAATTTCCCGACTCTGCCTTTTTGAAATTGAAGGAAGTATATAGTAAATCTATTGAAGAAAAAGATCATGTCACCACAGGCATCTCTCTTCAAAAGATGGGTAATATCTGTTATTACCTGGGCAATTATCCACAAGCTTTGGAATATCATCTCAAGGCGGATAAGATCTTCCGAGAACAAAACCGGAAAGACCTGCTCGCTGCCAACCTGAATGATATGGGTATCTTATATTATTATAACAGGCAGATCCCCATCGCCCGTAAAGAATATGACGAGGCCTTATCTATCTATAAGCAATCCGGAGATGGTGAAGGACTGGCAGTGACCTATGGAAAAATAGGGCACTTATATGAGAAAAGCGCTAAATATGACAGTGCTTTTTCTTACCAGCGCAAGGCTTTGTTGCAATATAGCAGCCTTGCCAAGAAGCAGGGGATGGCCAAGATCTATGAGAATATCGGTAGTATTTACGAAGACCTCACGAAGTTCGACTCCGCATATTATTATTATAGTCATGCATACGACCTCTATGAACAGGACCACGAAAGTGTAGCCAGCATAGAAGTGCTCAATAACCTCGGAGACATTTTCCGCAAGACAGGCCGATACAATGAAGCCCTCATTCGTACCAGGCAGGCGCTGTTACTGGCCGAAAAAACCAATGACCTCTATGAAAAAGGGGCCGCTTACAGGGATTTAGGCAAAACTTACGCCCTCATGCAGCAAAAGGACAGCGCTTATTTATACGCAGAACTCTCCCGCAAAGCTACCATAGATATATACTCTTTGGAAAATAACCGGCAGACCGCCTTTCTCAGTGTCTTATTTGATATTAATAAAAAAGATGCTGAGATCATTGGGCTGGAACATACCCGGGATATCCACATCATTATCACCATCGCCACCATCGTTGTTATTATATTATTATTGGTATTAGGCCGCGTGGTCCTGAGCCGGCAGCGGTTAATGCATGCCACACAGCAGCAACTGATGCAAACGGCACTGGAAAATAAAGACCTGCAGGAAGATAAATTAAGACAGGAACTGGAGATAAAAGGAAAGGAACTGGCCTCCAATACCCTTCACATGATCCAGAAAAACCAGTTGCTGGAAGAATTGAAGGGAAAACTGGAGGTAATGGCGAAAGATGATAAACGGGATCAGAAGAAACAGATTCAACAGGTGCTCCAACAGATCAATGTAAGTTTTAATCATGATGAGTATTGGAATGAATTCCGGGATGTATTTGAACAGATCCACCAGGATTTCTTTGCCAGTCTCCGGAAGAAGAAGGAAGATCTGAGTCATAATGATGTACGGTTGGCGGCGCTTATAAAACTCAATATGAACTCAAAAGATATGGCCACTTTGCTGGCTATTTCTCCCGATAGTTTGAGAGTAAGCCGGTATAGGTTGCGCAAAAAGTTGGGTTTGGAGGAGGGTGAAAGCCTCTCCGCATTCATCCATTCACTCTAA
- a CDS encoding TonB-dependent receptor, whose amino-acid sequence MKRQFFLFIMLIVGTLSAFSQKINLTGQVIDQLSGEPLTGASITIEAGGKQQSVVSGLNGSFIFRNIPEGTYPVHVKYVGYKHFSGTISAGATLKVSLEKEERALHAVDISGRHDKTTAASAMQADRRANVVMNSVAARTIEISPDLSVANVSQRISGVSLERSTNGEGQYPIIRGMDKRYIYTLVNGIKIPSPDNKNRYVPLDIFPADLLDRLEVIKSLTPDREGDAIGGAINMVMKDAPDQLTFRANAAVGYADKFAHQDFTTFNHSASLDASPRATNAAGYQATMKDFPNSAFTYNTKHNPINTLFNLSAGGRVWKDKLGIIVAGSYQNNYRNVNSVFFDTETDMNNGDAKVTSIESRNYSIQQQRSGLHTKFDLKLNDRNQIKLYVAYMNLAKNEFRSKSDTNLILGRTGEGTGRISNSYRTYHDVQQIFNTTLSGNHEILPHLHMDWSAVYSKASDNRPDEATLSLTTGVSKDATTGALVQSPLYLDGTSTREFTRNSDQDKAGYLNFTYKTDIAAAKVDWSVGGMYRNKTRTSTYDNYTLRPTDPSTQTYDGNINNNNFTVFNGEGTSTNALNYDATENVGAGYAMAKITWRRIELTGGARYEHTELNWNSAVPKTVSGKTGSINYYDVLPSGLLKYTIDRHQAVRLSYYSAISRPNFYEVIPHTGGDPDADYQEKGNSNLKRTTADNFDLRYEYYPKGLDQLLAGVFYKRLNNPIEYALENVGTNVYYMPDNFGKASNYGFELDVTKYLRKFGVRANYTYTHSAITTAKTLYYSTSTGTSQKQVDQTRPLQGQSAHVANVSLLFKDDNKLGLNAQLALGYTSRRINTVSQFLDNDIWQKGFTQMDFSIEKRFCKRFAVYAKVNNILNTPYELEIRQPYTASGITGSVPYQTLGKNTFVRKDTYGANYLLGVKFKL is encoded by the coding sequence ATGAAGCGACAATTCTTTCTTTTCATTATGCTGATTGTTGGGACACTTTCAGCCTTTTCTCAAAAGATCAATCTGACCGGCCAGGTTATTGATCAACTTTCCGGCGAGCCTTTAACAGGTGCCAGCATCACCATCGAAGCCGGAGGAAAACAACAATCTGTAGTTTCCGGGCTCAATGGGTCCTTCATTTTTAGAAACATTCCTGAAGGTACTTACCCTGTACATGTAAAATATGTAGGATATAAACATTTCTCAGGTACCATCTCTGCCGGCGCAACGCTGAAAGTATCGCTGGAAAAAGAAGAACGCGCGCTCCATGCCGTAGACATCTCCGGCAGGCACGATAAAACGACTGCCGCCTCCGCCATGCAGGCCGACAGAAGAGCCAACGTAGTCATGAACTCCGTTGCTGCCAGAACCATCGAAATCTCTCCTGACCTTTCTGTAGCCAACGTTTCTCAGCGTATCTCCGGCGTTTCTCTGGAAAGAAGCACCAATGGTGAGGGCCAGTACCCGATCATCAGAGGTATGGACAAAAGGTACATTTACACCCTCGTAAATGGTATCAAGATCCCAAGCCCTGACAATAAAAACCGTTACGTACCACTGGATATCTTCCCTGCTGACCTGCTGGACAGACTGGAAGTGATCAAATCTCTCACGCCAGACAGAGAGGGCGATGCGATTGGTGGTGCAATCAATATGGTGATGAAAGATGCCCCTGATCAACTCACCTTCCGTGCAAATGCCGCTGTGGGTTATGCAGATAAATTTGCACATCAGGACTTCACGACCTTCAATCACAGCGCTAGTCTGGATGCATCTCCACGTGCTACCAACGCTGCCGGTTATCAGGCTACCATGAAGGATTTTCCAAACAGCGCCTTCACTTACAATACCAAACATAATCCGATCAATACCCTCTTCAACCTGTCTGCAGGCGGTCGTGTATGGAAAGATAAACTGGGCATTATCGTAGCAGGTAGCTATCAGAATAACTACCGTAATGTAAATTCTGTTTTCTTCGATACTGAAACAGACATGAACAACGGCGATGCAAAAGTAACCAGCATCGAATCCAGGAATTACTCTATCCAGCAGCAGCGTAGTGGCCTGCATACCAAATTTGACCTGAAACTGAATGACAGGAACCAGATCAAATTATATGTAGCCTACATGAACCTGGCTAAGAATGAATTCAGAAGCAAGTCAGATACCAACCTGATACTGGGCCGTACCGGCGAAGGAACAGGTCGCATCAGCAACAGCTACAGAACTTACCACGATGTACAGCAGATCTTCAACACAACCCTGAGTGGTAACCACGAGATCCTGCCACACCTGCACATGGATTGGTCCGCTGTATATAGCAAAGCTTCTGACAACAGACCTGACGAAGCTACCCTGAGCCTCACCACCGGTGTAAGCAAGGATGCAACCACTGGCGCACTGGTTCAATCTCCTCTATATCTGGATGGTACTTCTACCCGTGAGTTCACCCGCAACTCAGACCAGGACAAAGCTGGTTACCTGAATTTTACTTATAAAACTGATATCGCAGCTGCAAAGGTTGACTGGTCTGTAGGTGGTATGTACCGCAACAAAACCAGGACCAGCACCTACGATAATTACACCCTTCGCCCTACCGATCCAAGCACACAGACATACGACGGCAATATCAACAATAACAACTTCACTGTATTCAATGGCGAAGGTACTTCTACCAATGCGCTCAACTACGACGCTACTGAAAACGTAGGTGCGGGTTATGCCATGGCAAAGATCACCTGGCGCAGGATAGAACTGACAGGTGGTGCCCGGTACGAGCATACTGAACTGAACTGGAACAGCGCCGTACCTAAAACGGTATCTGGCAAAACCGGTTCTATCAACTACTACGACGTATTGCCAAGTGGTTTGCTGAAATACACTATCGACAGGCATCAGGCAGTTCGCTTATCTTACTACTCCGCTATCAGCCGTCCTAACTTCTACGAAGTGATCCCACACACAGGTGGCGATCCGGATGCTGACTACCAGGAGAAAGGTAACTCTAACCTGAAGAGAACCACTGCCGATAACTTTGACCTCCGTTATGAATACTATCCAAAAGGACTGGATCAGTTACTGGCAGGTGTATTCTACAAGAGACTGAACAACCCGATTGAATACGCACTGGAAAACGTGGGTACCAATGTATACTACATGCCGGACAACTTTGGTAAAGCCAGCAACTACGGTTTTGAACTGGATGTAACCAAATACCTGCGCAAGTTTGGTGTAAGAGCAAACTACACGTATACACACTCTGCGATCACTACTGCGAAAACGTTATATTATAGCACATCTACCGGTACTTCTCAGAAACAGGTAGATCAGACAAGACCATTGCAGGGCCAATCTGCACACGTGGCAAACGTTTCCCTGTTGTTCAAAGATGACAACAAACTGGGTCTGAACGCACAGCTGGCACTGGGTTATACCAGCAGAAGGATCAACACCGTATCACAGTTCCTGGATAACGATATCTGGCAGAAAGGTTTTACACAGATGGACTTCTCTATCGAAAAGAGATTCTGCAAGCGTTTTGCTGTATATGCCAAGGTGAACAACATCCTGAATACACCTTACGAACTGGAGATCAGGCAGCCTTATACTGCAAGTGGTATTACAGGCAGTGTGCCTTACCAGACATTGGGCAAGAACACATTTGTTCGTAAAGATACTTATGGTGCAAACTACCTGCTGGGTGTAAAATTCAAATTATAA
- a CDS encoding histidine-type phosphatase: protein MYKIVFFLLLSVTAVGQGYTGTKTPYPFKQANYTPVPKGYTAAYVNYTGRHGARFMTKAGSDVKLLALLNKSALTPLGDSLKVMTAQFLEIEKDNYENISLLGDAEQHAIAERLIKREAPAFKGRGVTIAVTHKKRTRQSADGFLKAFADYKGKIAFKMVQDTNENVLRFYDLSPAYNAFKDGKVIAERVDSLQQDPLSRKIAGDICKRIFTTALPEKEQTAVAEWLYDLYSIQFSLVMEMQQAKVHFDFGKAFTQEELQWLNKINNAADFLEKGAGLDTLGIQSRIAAPLLLDLVTSTDALTKGKLNKDAVLRFSHAEAISPLATLMGIREASVPAASIYDFDKNWKAENIIPLSANIQWIIYSNGKQFLLKVLLNEREVALPVKTTCYPYYKWEDVKSYYLSKLKKIGVKPGDDMHKYLLQVK from the coding sequence ATGTATAAGATCGTATTCTTTTTATTGTTGAGTGTGACTGCTGTAGGGCAGGGTTATACAGGCACAAAGACACCATATCCGTTTAAGCAGGCGAATTATACACCGGTACCGAAAGGGTATACGGCAGCGTATGTGAATTACACAGGCAGGCATGGAGCGCGGTTTATGACGAAAGCAGGGAGTGATGTAAAGTTGCTGGCGTTACTTAATAAGTCGGCACTGACACCACTGGGTGATAGTCTCAAAGTGATGACAGCACAGTTCCTGGAGATAGAGAAGGATAATTACGAGAATATCAGTTTGCTGGGCGATGCGGAGCAGCATGCCATAGCAGAGCGATTAATAAAAAGGGAGGCCCCTGCTTTCAAAGGTCGTGGAGTAACGATAGCGGTAACGCATAAAAAGAGAACAAGACAGAGTGCGGATGGATTCCTGAAAGCATTTGCAGATTACAAAGGAAAGATAGCGTTTAAGATGGTGCAGGACACGAATGAGAATGTGCTTCGGTTTTATGATCTTTCACCTGCGTATAATGCATTTAAAGATGGAAAGGTGATTGCAGAGAGAGTGGATTCATTGCAGCAAGACCCGCTCTCCCGGAAAATAGCGGGTGACATCTGTAAAAGAATCTTTACGACTGCCCTGCCAGAAAAAGAACAAACAGCAGTCGCAGAATGGTTATATGACCTCTACAGTATCCAGTTTTCTTTGGTGATGGAAATGCAGCAGGCAAAGGTGCATTTCGATTTCGGAAAAGCTTTTACACAGGAAGAGTTGCAATGGCTGAACAAAATAAACAATGCGGCAGATTTTCTTGAAAAAGGTGCAGGGTTGGATACATTAGGTATACAATCAAGAATTGCAGCGCCTTTGTTATTGGATCTGGTTACCTCTACCGATGCGCTGACAAAAGGGAAGCTGAATAAAGATGCGGTGTTAAGGTTCTCGCATGCAGAAGCGATTTCTCCATTAGCTACGCTGATGGGAATTAGGGAAGCAAGCGTACCCGCTGCCAGTATTTATGATTTTGATAAAAACTGGAAGGCAGAGAATATTATTCCATTGAGTGCGAATATTCAATGGATCATTTACAGCAATGGAAAGCAATTCCTCCTCAAAGTTTTACTGAATGAGAGAGAAGTTGCATTGCCTGTAAAGACTACTTGTTATCCGTATTACAAATGGGAAGATGTAAAAAGCTACTATTTATCTAAATTGAAAAAAATAGGAGTGAAGCCCGGTGATGATATGCACAAGTATCTATTGCAGGTGAAATAA
- a CDS encoding AAA domain-containing protein, translating to MDYFKKLLDLLKTEREEDRQSYISLTEKTSVAERRANGLSWYPIAIRGTEMSRGDYLTVEVERTTHQDISHQLRFGVSAVLFSNHDPKKDNIEGTVSYQSGNRLKITLRTDELPEWANDGKLGIDLSFDDNSYDEMQNALKQASGADKNQLVQILTGEKSPTFNNELPRFTHPRLNASQQDAVNRILAANELAIVHGPPGTGKTTTLVQAIKALYAQDRKQILVVAPSNTAVDLLSEKLSDEGMNVLRVGNPARVSERLMSLTLDSKMAEHNSMKEVKRLRKQAGEFRDMAHKYKRNFGKAEREQRKALFDEARNIMKAVENTESYIAEDLINKAQVITATLVGANHYTVKQLKYHTVVIDEAGQALEPACWIPILKAEKVVLAGDHCQLSPTIKSDEAARNGLAHTLLEKCTELHPEAVVLLEEQYRMHATIMGYSSAIFYQDKLKAHASVAAHLLFSADSPLSFVDTAGCGFEEKTEGTSTTNPEEAAFLFKHLSQFVDTLNTHYKPADFPSIAIISPYKQQIQLLKEQLEHSPALQPFGNRISVNTIDSFQGQERDIVYISMTRSNSDNKIGFLSDIRRMNVAMTRARKKLVVIGDSATLSQLPFYADFIAYAEGKDAYQSAWEFMDS from the coding sequence ATGGATTATTTTAAAAAGCTGCTGGATCTGCTGAAGACTGAAAGAGAAGAAGATCGCCAGTCGTATATTTCACTCACGGAAAAAACATCTGTAGCCGAACGCCGCGCCAATGGCCTCTCCTGGTACCCTATTGCTATCAGGGGAACCGAAATGAGCCGCGGTGACTACCTGACCGTCGAAGTAGAACGTACCACCCACCAGGACATCTCACATCAGCTACGCTTTGGCGTATCTGCCGTGCTGTTCTCCAACCACGATCCTAAAAAAGATAATATAGAAGGCACCGTCTCCTACCAAAGCGGTAACCGCCTGAAAATCACCTTACGCACCGATGAGCTCCCGGAATGGGCAAATGACGGAAAATTAGGCATCGACCTGTCTTTTGATGACAACAGCTACGATGAGATGCAAAATGCCTTAAAACAGGCATCAGGAGCTGATAAAAACCAGCTCGTACAAATCCTGACTGGTGAAAAGTCGCCTACCTTTAATAATGAACTGCCCAGGTTCACCCATCCCCGGCTCAATGCCTCCCAGCAGGACGCTGTGAACAGAATTCTGGCCGCCAATGAACTGGCTATCGTTCACGGCCCTCCGGGAACCGGTAAAACCACGACGCTCGTTCAGGCTATTAAAGCCCTGTATGCACAGGATCGTAAACAGATCCTCGTAGTCGCCCCCAGCAATACGGCTGTAGACTTACTGAGTGAAAAACTCTCCGACGAAGGCATGAATGTACTCCGGGTAGGTAACCCTGCAAGGGTGTCTGAAAGACTCATGTCGCTCACCCTCGATAGCAAAATGGCTGAACACAACAGCATGAAAGAAGTGAAGCGCCTGCGCAAACAGGCGGGTGAGTTCAGGGACATGGCGCATAAATACAAACGGAACTTTGGAAAGGCCGAACGTGAACAACGCAAAGCCCTCTTTGATGAAGCACGTAATATTATGAAGGCTGTGGAAAACACAGAATCTTATATTGCTGAAGACCTTATAAATAAAGCTCAGGTGATCACGGCTACTTTAGTCGGTGCCAACCACTATACCGTGAAGCAACTGAAGTACCATACCGTAGTGATTGACGAAGCCGGACAGGCACTGGAACCTGCCTGCTGGATCCCCATCCTGAAAGCAGAGAAAGTGGTACTGGCCGGTGACCATTGCCAGCTCTCTCCAACTATCAAATCGGACGAAGCCGCGCGTAACGGTCTTGCACATACATTATTGGAGAAGTGTACGGAGTTGCATCCTGAAGCAGTCGTATTGCTGGAAGAACAGTATCGTATGCATGCGACTATCATGGGCTATTCTTCTGCTATCTTCTATCAGGATAAACTGAAAGCACACGCTTCTGTAGCAGCACACCTGCTCTTCTCTGCAGATAGTCCTTTGTCTTTTGTAGATACAGCTGGTTGTGGTTTTGAGGAAAAGACAGAAGGTACCAGTACCACAAATCCGGAAGAAGCTGCGTTCCTGTTTAAACACCTCTCCCAGTTTGTAGATACATTGAACACACATTACAAACCTGCGGATTTCCCCAGTATTGCGATTATCTCTCCTTATAAGCAACAGATACAACTGTTAAAAGAGCAACTGGAGCATTCACCGGCATTACAGCCTTTTGGAAACAGGATATCCGTGAATACAATCGATAGCTTCCAGGGCCAGGAAAGGGATATTGTGTATATCAGTATGACGAGAAGTAATAGTGATAACAAGATCGGTTTCCTTTCTGACATCAGGCGTATGAATGTGGCGATGACAAGAGCCAGGAAGAAACTGGTGGTGATTGGAGATAGTGCCACGCTATCCCAGCTGCCGTTCTATGCTGACTTCATTGCATATGCAGAAGGGAAGGATGCTTACCAGAGTGCGTGGGAATTTATGGATAGTTGA
- a CDS encoding VOC family protein, translating into MIKTSKAFSGFSVNDIQKAKTFYQEKLGMEVTDGPMGVMELHINNDSKVLVYPKPTHTPASYTVLNFPVDNIDQAVDELSSKGVRFIKYGGELNTDDKGIFRGGGPLIAWFEDPAGNILSVIESPEKSM; encoded by the coding sequence ATGATTAAAACTAGCAAAGCCTTCAGCGGATTTTCTGTCAATGATATTCAAAAAGCGAAAACCTTCTACCAGGAGAAACTGGGGATGGAAGTGACGGATGGACCTATGGGGGTGATGGAACTGCATATAAATAACGATTCAAAAGTACTCGTGTACCCTAAGCCTACGCATACCCCAGCTTCTTATACGGTATTGAATTTCCCGGTAGACAATATTGATCAGGCTGTGGATGAGCTGAGTAGTAAGGGTGTCCGGTTCATAAAGTATGGCGGGGAGTTAAATACAGATGATAAGGGGATTTTCAGGGGTGGCGGGCCATTGATTGCCTGGTTTGAGGATCCTGCAGGGAATATATTGTCGGTGATCGAATCGCCGGAGAAAAGCATGTAG
- a CDS encoding DUF6348 family protein, whose translation MNKQFKHILAGGHAPTTAINSQKFNKFVETNLETRMETNVLVPTLATHLANAIQSFDFEVPVTLTIEAVNDTVHLRELELEIVCNVLGEQDHGNDVKVYHLAFLIRLKGDNIMYEEMAAIGTDPEESMSQGAYTFFRGFLTGFFQCLLGYYEPVYELKSPTGDEFHLNYSHLQVQGAFMDDMDGHQDNTFPDILYPAIKEVFEREITEPDHDYKDFYWIKIYLSRQPGGTFIGECRFDNNIWDYALNELIEYDYKLWKETDRFLGKKQFIFIRRCPK comes from the coding sequence TTGAACAAACAATTTAAGCATATTCTGGCAGGGGGCCATGCACCAACCACGGCAATTAATAGCCAAAAATTTAATAAGTTTGTCGAAACTAACCTGGAAACCCGCATGGAAACGAATGTACTTGTACCCACTCTGGCAACCCATCTGGCAAACGCTATTCAATCGTTTGATTTTGAAGTACCTGTTACCCTCACCATCGAAGCTGTAAACGATACCGTTCATTTGCGGGAACTCGAGCTTGAAATTGTTTGTAACGTATTAGGGGAACAGGACCACGGCAATGATGTAAAAGTATATCACCTGGCCTTTCTGATCCGCCTGAAGGGAGACAATATCATGTATGAAGAAATGGCTGCTATCGGCACCGATCCCGAAGAATCAATGTCACAGGGAGCCTACACCTTTTTCAGGGGTTTCCTCACTGGCTTCTTCCAATGTCTGCTTGGTTATTATGAGCCTGTCTATGAACTCAAAAGTCCCACCGGCGATGAGTTCCATCTCAACTACAGTCACCTGCAGGTGCAGGGTGCCTTCATGGATGATATGGACGGGCACCAGGACAACACTTTTCCCGACATTCTTTATCCCGCTATCAAAGAAGTATTTGAAAGAGAGATCACTGAACCCGATCATGATTACAAAGATTTCTACTGGATTAAAATTTACCTGAGCAGGCAACCCGGAGGTACATTTATCGGAGAATGTCGTTTCGATAACAACATATGGGATTATGCACTCAATGAACTCATTGAATACGATTATAAATTATGGAAAGAAACAGATCGTTTTCTGGGAAAGAAGCAATTCATTTTTATCCGCCGATGTCCTAAATGA
- a CDS encoding glycosyltransferase family 4 protein, with protein MTTRVGSESRLKIFTWHIHGSYLYYLSQGNYDIYIPVNDERTPGYYGRGRTFPYGSNVIEIPADMVKSYDFDVIMYQSVKNYLVDQYEILTPAQRRLPRVYLEHNTPLKSPFGTRHTVNDRRICLVHVTHYNRLMWDNNRTPVTVIEHGVTDSDIPYTGELGKGVTVINHLSQRGRALGWDVFQHVTKEVPVDLAGMGNDAIGGGEVAFAQLPAFRGKYRYLFHPVRHTSLGLAVCEAMMQGLPVIGLATTELVTVIENGVNGFIHTDIDFLIDKMKLLMNDPELAARMGKAAREMALRRFNIDRFTADWDNLFHTVCNNVKEKMM; from the coding sequence ATGACAACCCGGGTTGGTTCTGAATCCAGATTGAAAATCTTTACATGGCATATTCATGGTAGCTATTTGTATTATCTGTCACAGGGGAACTATGATATATATATCCCGGTAAATGATGAGCGTACACCCGGTTATTATGGTCGTGGGAGGACATTCCCATATGGAAGCAATGTAATAGAGATACCGGCTGATATGGTAAAGAGTTATGACTTTGATGTCATCATGTACCAGTCAGTCAAGAATTATCTTGTAGATCAATACGAGATCCTGACACCTGCTCAGCGCAGGCTACCCAGAGTATACCTGGAACACAATACCCCGCTCAAAAGCCCGTTTGGCACCCGCCATACGGTTAATGATCGTCGCATCTGTCTCGTGCATGTAACACACTATAATAGGTTGATGTGGGATAATAACCGTACTCCTGTTACCGTGATAGAACATGGTGTTACAGATTCAGATATTCCTTACACAGGAGAACTGGGTAAAGGTGTCACCGTTATCAATCACCTGTCACAAAGAGGTCGTGCACTGGGTTGGGATGTATTTCAGCATGTAACGAAGGAGGTGCCAGTAGACCTGGCAGGTATGGGCAACGATGCGATAGGAGGGGGCGAAGTAGCGTTTGCGCAGTTGCCTGCATTCAGGGGTAAATATCGTTACCTCTTTCATCCGGTACGGCATACCAGTTTAGGGCTGGCAGTATGCGAAGCGATGATGCAGGGATTACCCGTTATAGGGCTTGCTACTACAGAACTGGTCACGGTGATTGAAAATGGGGTGAATGGTTTTATCCATACAGATATAGATTTTCTCATTGATAAAATGAAATTGCTGATGAATGATCCTGAGCTGGCTGCACGGATGGGAAAAGCGGCAAGGGAGATGGCGCTCAGGCGGTTTAATATAGATCGCTTTACAGCGGATTGGGATAATCTATTCCATACTGTTTGCAATAATGTGAAGGAGAAAATGATGTAA